In one Pirellulales bacterium genomic region, the following are encoded:
- a CDS encoding nitroreductase family protein, translating into MTTGIKKTNPVIECILSRSAAKYYDPAAKLSDEQIYELVQIGTSAPTSFHLQNWRFIAVRTPEAKARLSPIAWNQPAVTDAAVTFIVCGQMVETSVIPDRLAPLVAAGVMPASMVPEWEIPARNLYMAYPQRRRDEAVRTATFGAAAMIYAARSLGLGSTPMIGFDADGVHREFG; encoded by the coding sequence ATGACCACCGGAATCAAGAAGACCAATCCCGTCATCGAATGTATTCTGAGCCGCTCCGCCGCAAAGTATTACGACCCGGCAGCCAAGTTGAGCGACGAGCAAATCTATGAACTCGTGCAAATCGGCACTAGCGCGCCGACATCTTTTCACTTGCAGAACTGGCGCTTCATCGCCGTACGCACACCTGAAGCCAAGGCTCGGCTGAGTCCAATCGCCTGGAATCAACCTGCAGTAACCGATGCAGCCGTGACCTTTATAGTCTGCGGCCAGATGGTCGAAACCAGCGTCATACCAGATCGCTTGGCGCCGCTGGTGGCGGCGGGTGTCATGCCAGCTTCGATGGTGCCGGAATGGGAAATCCCGGCACGCAACTTGTATATGGCGTACCCGCAGCGCCGGCGCGACGAGGCCGTACGCACCGCCACCTTCGGCGCCGCAGCGATGATTTATGCCGCCCGTTCGCTGGGCCTGGGTTCCACGCCAATGATTGGTTTCGATGCTGATGGCGTACACCGCGAGTTTGGA
- a CDS encoding cupin domain-containing protein: MKPNFEQTIPNLPGKSLVAVEVEYPPGAGSMPHMHAKSAFIYAYVVSGAIESKVNDGDVHVYRAGESWSEPPGASHPISRNASKTRPAKLLAVFVVDTDDKELTTPLK, from the coding sequence GTGAAGCCGAATTTTGAACAAACGATTCCCAATCTGCCAGGAAAATCACTCGTCGCTGTAGAAGTCGAGTATCCGCCGGGCGCCGGCTCGATGCCTCACATGCATGCGAAGTCTGCCTTCATTTACGCGTACGTGGTATCGGGCGCGATCGAATCAAAAGTCAACGATGGTGACGTGCATGTGTACCGCGCCGGCGAGAGTTGGTCTGAACCACCCGGCGCTAGCCATCCCATAAGCCGAAATGCGAGCAAGACGCGGCCGGCCAAACTGTTGGCGGTATTCGTCGTCGATACCGATGATAAAGAACTGACCACGCCGCTCAAGTAA